Below is a genomic region from Balaenoptera acutorostrata chromosome 9, mBalAcu1.1, whole genome shotgun sequence.
TAGTCTCTGCATCCCTCACCGCCCTGGGACAGGACCGAACATGTCTCAGGCCACCAAGAGGAAGCATGTGGTGAAGGAGGTGCTGGGGGAGCACATGGTGCCCTCCGACCAGCAGCAGATCGTGAGGGTGAGTGGCTTTGGGGACCAGCTgctctgcctcccccacccctccactccTGTTGggcccctggggtgggggcagggtgcaCCACAGCTCAGTAGGTGTTGGAACTGGCTGATGAGGCTGACTGGTTCTTGGTCTCTCCTGGACCAGGTACTCAGGACCCCAGGGAACAATCTGCATGAGGTGGAGACAGCCCAGGGGCAGCGCTTCCTGGTGAGCATGCCCTCCAAATACCGCAAGAACATCTGGATCAAGAGAGGTGAGAGAGGCTGCCCTTTTGGAGACAGAACCGTTTCCTATGGCCTCAGCTTCTGTCACTGCAAGCAGGACTGACTGTACTTTTTCTCCTCTCTATCTGCAGGGGACTTTCTCATCGTTGACCCTattgaagagggagagaaggtgaAGGCTGAGATCTCCTTTGTGCTCTGCAAAGACCACGTGCGCTCTCTGCAGAAGGAGGGGCTCTGGTAGGGTGGTCCCCTTGGTCACTGGCTGCCCTACTTCTCTGGAGGACTTACTTCCTAGCTGTGGAATTAGGGGAGGGAATATCATGACATCTCAGGCAGGAACAGCTGGAAACAGCTTTTTTGCTGAGGGGTTTGTCTGTCCTTTCTGACTTCGGCTCTTCTCTTGGCACAGGCCTGAGGCCTTCTCCGAAGTGGCTGAGAAACACAATAACCAGAACAGGTGAGGCACAAGTCCTGGGGTAGGGAAGACAGAAAATGGGGCTTCAGGCCTTGGTACCTTGAGGGGAAATAGAACCTTCCTTCATTCCTACATAGGGTCCCTGGTGAGAGCTTCTAAGTTTGTGGTTAAAAGTATGGCTTAAAAGTCAGATCCCCTGGGTTAAAGTTCCGGTTTTTCGAGTTATAACTGAGTGATTTTAAGCAGATTAACTTATAAAATGGGAGCTTTGTAAGGGTTAAAGAGACTAATGCTTGTAAAATTGCTGAGCATAGTATCTGGTAAGCAATGTGGGTTCATTGAGTGTCGGTTGTAGTagaatcattattattaaaatcagTAGCTCTAGCAAACTTttgaggtgggggtgaggaggaggtAGTTTCCTGCCGCTTTTTCTTGGCCAAGTTTCCTGCAATTCTCTCTGTGTCTGACTCGCTGAGCCCTGACTGCTTGGCCATATGGTCCTCCTTTTTGTGGGGCTTCTTGGTTTCCCCAGAAGGCATTGGGCTAACTGTCCTTTCCCCCCGCCCCGATGCAGACAGGCTCAGCCAGAACTCCCAGCTGAGCCACAGTCATCAGTAGAAGAGTCCAGCTCTGAAGATGATGCTGACCTTTTTGTTAACACCAACCGCAGACAGTATCATGAGAGTGAGGAGGAGAGTGAAGAAGAGGAGACAGCCTGAGACCCCGGGACCCACTTCTCCTCTTGCTCAGAGACTAGTCCTTGGCTCCTCTGAGCTTGGCCATTCCCAGGAGGCTCTGTGGATCTTTCCCCCTGGATGGGGACAAGGCAGGGCCCTTCTCTGAACTGACTTTCTGACATAGGAGAATTAAACCCCTGGTGGGTGATGACTTATGCTGGTGTCGGAGTGGCTCTTTGGAGGAAGGAGGGACATGTGGTAAAGTTAAAAACTGCTCCTAGGTGGTGGCCTCATGGGCAGGTGGGCTGAATGGGCAGGAAATGGGAAATGGCTGGAATCTTTCCTAGTTTCTCCCTCTCTCATCGGGCACTTAGtaagtgccaggccctgtgtgcTTCCTTGCGTGTAGTTAATAACTGGGAGCATTCCCACTTCATTGCCTGC
It encodes:
- the EIF1AD gene encoding probable RNA-binding protein EIF1AD, with product MSQATKRKHVVKEVLGEHMVPSDQQQIVRVLRTPGNNLHEVETAQGQRFLVSMPSKYRKNIWIKRGDFLIVDPIEEGEKVKAEISFVLCKDHVRSLQKEGLWPEAFSEVAEKHNNQNRQAQPELPAEPQSSVEESSSEDDADLFVNTNRRQYHESEEESEEEETA